From the genome of Streptomyces sp. NBC_00659, one region includes:
- a CDS encoding AfsR/SARP family transcriptional regulator yields the protein MLIRLVGLVTIEHDGAPPLHVSSTQAQIAFSRLILERASGTSRDQLAATIWPDGLPDTWASALRSVVSKVRGYLTGPVARPGETPLIAQSGRYALRLPEDVAVDLEASEMAVTEARSAFAEGAHAVAHGLAAAAVSNLRGSFLPGHDSAWAVGVGEWVDELRLSALELASLSASVLGDGHQAARYADEAVRQAPLRESAHRCRMTAYVGAGNRAEALRAYHRLREVLADELGVDPAAESQAAYLELLRTPEPPRPRRGSGSIRQAPANALDPLLMGAFEPLSPPAQ from the coding sequence TTGCTGATCAGACTCGTTGGCCTCGTCACGATCGAGCACGACGGCGCGCCGCCGCTGCACGTGTCGAGCACGCAGGCCCAGATCGCCTTTTCCCGGCTGATCCTGGAGCGCGCCTCGGGCACCAGCCGCGACCAGCTCGCGGCCACCATCTGGCCGGACGGGCTGCCCGACACCTGGGCATCGGCCCTGCGCAGCGTCGTCAGCAAGGTGCGGGGCTATCTCACCGGACCGGTCGCGCGGCCCGGCGAGACCCCGCTGATCGCGCAGAGCGGCCGGTACGCGCTGCGGCTGCCCGAGGACGTCGCCGTGGATCTGGAGGCGTCCGAGATGGCGGTCACCGAGGCGAGGTCCGCGTTCGCCGAGGGCGCGCACGCCGTGGCGCACGGACTCGCCGCCGCCGCCGTGTCCAATCTGCGGGGCTCGTTCCTGCCCGGGCACGACAGCGCGTGGGCCGTCGGAGTGGGCGAGTGGGTGGACGAACTGCGCCTGAGCGCACTGGAGCTGGCGAGCCTGTCGGCCTCGGTGCTGGGCGACGGCCACCAGGCGGCGCGATACGCCGACGAGGCGGTACGGCAGGCGCCGCTGCGCGAGAGCGCGCACCGCTGCCGGATGACGGCGTACGTCGGCGCGGGCAACCGGGCGGAGGCGCTGCGCGCCTATCACCGGCTGCGCGAGGTGCTCGCCGACGAGCTCGGCGTCGACCCGGCGGCCGAGTCCCAGGCGGCGTACCTGGAGCTGCTGCGCACCCCTGAGCCGCCTCGGCCGCGGCGCGGCTCCGGCTCCATCCGGCAGGCACCCGCGAACGCCCTCGACCCCCTGCTGATGGGAGCCTTCGAGCCCCTCAGCCCGCCGGCTCAGTGA
- the ahcY gene encoding adenosylhomocysteinase, protein MSADFTDFKVADLSLAAFGRKEITLAEHEMPGLMSIRAEYAEAQPLAGARITGSLHMTVQTAVLIETLVALGAEVRWVSCNIFSTQDHAAAAIAAAGIPVFAWKGETLQEYWWCTEQALTWPGHTGPNMILDDGGDATLLVHNGVEYHKTRSLPAADNEELAVVRALLERSTLDWTAIASGIRGVTEETTTGVHRLYEMYRDGTLLFPAINVNDAVTKSKFDNKYGCRHSLIDGINRATDTLIGGKTVVVCGYGDVGKGCAESLRGQGARVIITEIDPICALQAAMDGYQVTTLDEVVDKADIFVTTTGNKDIIMAADMARMKHQAIVGNIGHFDNEIDMAGLAKIPGIVKDEVKPQVHTWKFPDGKVIIVLSEGRLLNLGNATGHPSFVMSNSFADQTLAQIELFTKPEEYPTDVYVLPKHLDEKVARLHLDALGVKLTTLRPEQASYIGVEVDGPYKPDHYRY, encoded by the coding sequence GTGTCCGCTGATTTCACGGACTTCAAGGTCGCCGACCTGTCCCTGGCCGCCTTCGGCCGCAAGGAGATCACCCTCGCCGAGCACGAGATGCCCGGCCTGATGTCGATCCGCGCGGAGTACGCCGAGGCGCAGCCGCTGGCGGGCGCCCGGATCACCGGCTCCCTGCACATGACCGTGCAGACGGCCGTCCTCATCGAGACCCTGGTCGCCCTGGGCGCCGAGGTCCGCTGGGTGTCCTGCAACATCTTCTCCACCCAGGACCACGCCGCCGCCGCGATCGCCGCAGCCGGCATCCCGGTGTTCGCCTGGAAGGGCGAGACCCTGCAGGAGTACTGGTGGTGCACCGAGCAGGCCCTGACATGGCCCGGGCACACGGGCCCGAACATGATCCTGGACGACGGCGGTGACGCCACCCTCCTCGTCCACAACGGCGTCGAATACCACAAGACCCGCAGCCTCCCCGCCGCCGACAACGAGGAACTGGCGGTCGTCCGCGCCCTGCTGGAGCGCAGCACCCTCGACTGGACCGCCATCGCCTCGGGGATCCGCGGCGTGACCGAGGAGACCACGACCGGCGTCCACCGCCTGTACGAGATGTACCGCGACGGCACCCTGCTGTTCCCGGCGATCAACGTGAACGACGCCGTCACCAAGTCGAAGTTCGACAACAAGTACGGCTGCCGCCACTCGCTGATCGACGGCATCAACCGCGCCACCGACACGCTGATCGGCGGCAAGACCGTCGTCGTCTGCGGCTACGGCGACGTGGGCAAGGGCTGCGCGGAGTCCCTGCGCGGCCAGGGTGCCCGCGTGATCATCACCGAGATCGACCCGATCTGCGCGCTGCAGGCGGCGATGGACGGCTACCAGGTCACGACGCTCGACGAGGTCGTCGACAAGGCCGACATCTTCGTCACCACGACGGGCAACAAGGACATCATCATGGCCGCGGACATGGCCAGGATGAAGCACCAGGCGATCGTCGGGAACATCGGTCACTTCGACAACGAGATCGACATGGCCGGCCTCGCGAAGATCCCCGGCATCGTCAAGGACGAGGTCAAGCCGCAGGTCCACACCTGGAAGTTCCCCGACGGCAAGGTCATCATCGTGCTGTCCGAGGGCCGCCTGCTGAACCTGGGCAACGCGACCGGCCACCCGTCGTTCGTGATGTCCAACTCGTTCGCGGACCAGACCCTGGCCCAGATCGAGCTGTTCACCAAGCCCGAGGAGTACCCGACCGACGTCTACGTGCTGCCCAAGCACCTGGACGAGAAGGTCGCCCGTCTCCACCTCGACGCGCTCGGCGTGAAGCTCACGACGCTCCGCCCCGAGCAGGCCTCGTACATCGGTGTCGAGGTCGACGGCCCGTACAAGCCGGACCACTACCGCTACTGA